From the genome of Penaeus chinensis breed Huanghai No. 1 chromosome 37, ASM1920278v2, whole genome shotgun sequence, one region includes:
- the LOC125045314 gene encoding Krueppel-like factor 16 yields MSGKRLFRPWQDDTQSPKRVRLSPPAAPPTPPPSVSPAPLCDAIKTETWTPSSPPPTPAALHPAFLPQRHLLPGLSLAALSTQHLLIPALTLASSLSAAPLSPPSDPLAEDANSSAAARRPRPKKFSCSECGSTFSNKGQLKGHLRIHTGERPFACGHEGCDKRFTRNEELTRHRRIHSGARPFPCPLCDKRFGRKDHLKKHVRTHQRQPLLPPHPLLHHLQQFQLQQFQLH; encoded by the coding sequence ATGTCAGGAAAGCGCCTCTTCCGCCCTTGGCAGGACGACACCCAGTCGCCCAAGAGGGTCCGACTCTCTCCGCCCGCTGCGCCACCGACACCGCCGCCCTCCGTGTCTCCTGCGCCCTTGTGCGACGCCATCAAAACTGAAACGTGGACGCCCTCCAgccccccgcccacgcccgccgcCCTCCACCCCGCCTTCCTCCCGCAGCGCCATCTGCTGCCCGGCCTCAGCCTGGCCGCACTCAGCACGCAGCACCTTCTGATCCCCGCGCTAACCCTCGCCTCCTCACTCAGCGCCGCGCCCCTCTCGCCGCCCTCCGACCCCCTCGCGGAGGACGCCAACAGCAGCGCCGCAGCACGTCGGCCCCGCCCCAAGAAGTTTTCGTGCAGCGAGTGCGGCTCCACCTTCAGCAACAAGGGCCAGCTGAAGGGCCACCTGCGGATCCACACCGGAGAGAGGCCCTTCGCCTGCGGCCACGAGGGCTGCGACAAGCGCTTCACCAGGAACGAGGAGCTGACTCGCCACAGACGCATCCACAGCGGCGCGCGCCCCTTCCCGTGCCCTCTGTGCGACAAGCGCTTCGGCCGGAAGGACCACCTCAAGAAGCACGTCCGCACGCACCAGCGACAGCCGCTGCTGCCGCCGCACCCACTCCTGCACCACCTGCAGCAGTTCCAGCTGCAACAGTTCCAGCTGCACTAG
- the LOC125045315 gene encoding Krueppel-like factor 16: MVLTDYSVNLRESAWLRFNMETSSSEVLDTQCSVQSQGRAAAMSAMSGKRLFRPWQDDTQSPKRVRLSPPAAPPTPPPSVSPAPLCDAIKTETWTPSSPPPAALHPAALHPAFLPQRHLLPGLSLAALSTQHLLIPALTLASSLSAAPLSPPSDPLAEDANSSAAARRPRPKKFSCSECGSTFSNKGQLKGHLRIHTGERPFACGHEGCDKRFTRNEELTRHRRIHSGARPFPCPLCDKRFGRKDHLKKHVRTHQRQPLLPPHPLLHHLQQFQLQQFQLH; this comes from the exons ATGGTGCTGACAG ATTATAGTGTTAATCTCCGCGAGAGCGCATGGTTGAGGTTCAATATGGAAACTTCATCTTCTGAAGTGTTAG ATACACAG TGTTCAGTTCAATCCCAAGGTCGTGCCGCCGCCATGAGCGCCATGTCAGGAAAGCGCCTTTTCCGCCCTTGGCAGGACGACACCCAGTCGCCCAAGAGGGTCCGACTCTCTCCGCCCGCTGCGCCACCGACACCGCCGCCCTCCGTGTCTCCTGCGCCCTTGTGCGACGCCATCAAAACTGAAACGTGGACGCCCTCCAGCCCCCCGCCCGCCGCCCTCCACCCCGCCGCCCTCCACCCCGCCTTCCTCCCGCAGCGCCATCTGCTGCCCGGCCTCAGCCTGGCCGCACTCAGCACGCAGCACCTTCTGATCCCCGCGCTAACCCTAGCCTCCTCACTCAGCGCCGCGCCCCTCTCGCCGCCCTCCGACCCCCTCGCGGAGGACGCCAACAGCAGCGCCGCAGCACGTCGGCCCCGCCCCAAGAAGTTTTCGTGCAGCGAGTGCGGCTCCACCTTCAGCAACAAGGGCCAGCTGAAGGGCCACCTGCGGATCCACACCGGAGAGAGGCCCTTCGCCTGCGGCCACGAGGGCTGCGACAAGCGCTTCACCAGGAACGAGGAGCTGACCCGCCACCGCCGCATCCACAGCGGCGCGCGCCCCTTCCCGTGCCCTCTGTGCGACAAGCGCTTCGGCCGGAAGGACCACCTCAAGAAGCACGTCCGCACGCACCAGCGACAGCCGCTGCTGCCGCCGCACCCACTCCTGCACCACCTGCAGCAGTTCCAGCTGCAACAGTTCCAGCTGCACTAG